In Hallerella succinigenes, the following are encoded in one genomic region:
- a CDS encoding endo-1,4-beta-xylanase — protein sequence MLPKTLFALTALALAANVSAKNVMTNGDMEYGDGGWYLWNNPDGPATVSSKIGAPGIGFEGSQGAVVSITAKPKDWWGLQLQPPKFLADTVFYELSFKAKADKGGSINAVVQGGPPDYRQKTSSSFTLTPEWKTYKMKFLPDQKGYGVNNVVFQLGYLTGNVYLDDVSVETVDESFDVNWYKNSPARIDSIRKQNLTADGFTPGDTVHMALKRHAFPFGTAIAFYGKMNDSLETWYRNTANKYFWYAVPENQFKWPEYEPKKGKIRREELKKYLDFAKAYNWGFRAHTLVWGIQKYDYDKHFGNQGSCKEIAQKIHDRIDRDVKEYKGRITEYDVWNEPIHETYLFDKCGWDLLDSSFVWAHRADPSAKLYVNDYNVVAMGETERYYELIKGMLDRKVPVMGIGVQCHFNGGKVVPALIKERLDRLAELGLPIKVTEFDMGSYDRGFVFSEEERAEQYEMFLRSAFSHPAVKGILFWGFWDSRHWIPGNGGFIAADGTEKPAGKRVYDLWHKVWTTNETLVADENGAVHFRGYPGLYELKTKKGSQSKNLGTLE from the coding sequence ATGCTTCCTAAAACGCTTTTCGCTTTGACCGCATTGGCTTTGGCGGCAAATGTTTCGGCCAAGAACGTGATGACGAACGGAGACATGGAATACGGAGATGGCGGCTGGTACCTTTGGAACAATCCCGATGGACCTGCGACAGTCTCTTCAAAGATAGGTGCGCCGGGCATCGGTTTCGAAGGTTCCCAGGGTGCAGTCGTTTCGATCACCGCGAAACCAAAGGATTGGTGGGGACTTCAGCTGCAGCCGCCTAAATTCCTCGCAGATACGGTCTTTTATGAATTGAGCTTTAAGGCGAAAGCCGACAAGGGCGGCTCTATCAATGCTGTTGTGCAGGGCGGTCCTCCGGATTATCGCCAAAAGACTTCTTCTTCGTTTACGCTCACTCCGGAATGGAAAACTTACAAGATGAAGTTCTTGCCGGATCAAAAAGGTTACGGCGTGAACAATGTGGTTTTCCAGCTGGGATATTTGACGGGTAACGTTTACTTGGATGATGTCTCCGTGGAAACGGTCGATGAAAGCTTTGACGTAAACTGGTACAAGAATTCACCGGCGCGTATCGATTCCATTCGCAAGCAGAATCTGACGGCGGACGGATTTACTCCGGGCGATACGGTCCACATGGCGCTCAAGCGTCATGCGTTCCCATTCGGTACGGCAATTGCCTTCTACGGCAAAATGAATGATAGCCTGGAAACTTGGTACCGTAATACCGCCAATAAGTACTTCTGGTATGCGGTTCCCGAAAACCAGTTCAAGTGGCCGGAATACGAACCGAAAAAGGGAAAAATTCGCCGTGAAGAACTGAAGAAATACCTGGACTTTGCAAAGGCTTACAACTGGGGCTTCCGAGCTCACACGCTCGTTTGGGGCATTCAAAAGTACGACTACGACAAGCATTTCGGCAATCAAGGTTCCTGCAAGGAAATCGCCCAAAAGATTCATGACCGCATTGACCGCGACGTGAAGGAATACAAGGGCAGAATCACCGAGTACGACGTTTGGAACGAACCGATCCACGAAACGTATCTCTTTGACAAGTGCGGCTGGGATCTTCTCGACAGCTCCTTTGTATGGGCGCACCGCGCCGATCCGAGCGCGAAGCTTTACGTGAACGATTATAACGTCGTCGCGATGGGCGAAACGGAACGTTATTACGAACTCATCAAGGGCATGCTCGACCGCAAGGTTCCGGTGATGGGCATCGGTGTGCAGTGTCACTTCAACGGTGGAAAGGTCGTGCCTGCGCTGATCAAGGAACGCCTGGACCGTTTAGCGGAACTCGGCCTTCCGATCAAGGTGACGGAATTCGACATGGGTTCGTATGATCGCGGATTTGTCTTCTCGGAAGAAGAACGCGCGGAGCAGTATGAAATGTTCCTCCGTTCCGCCTTTAGCCATCCTGCAGTGAAGGGAATTCTCTTCTGGGGCTTCTGGGATAGCCGTCATTGGATTCCGGGCAACGGAGGCTTCATTGCTGCGGACGGAACGGAAAAGCCTGCGGGTAAAAGGGTTTACGACTTGTGGCACAAGGTCTGGACGACGAACGAAACTCTTGTCGCAGACGAAAACGGTGCCGTGCATTTCCGCGGGTATCCGGGCCTTTATGAACTCAAAACAAAAAAAGGCTCCCAGTCAAAGAATCTGGGAACCTTGGAATAA
- the ispG gene encoding (E)-4-hydroxy-3-methylbut-2-enyl-diphosphate synthase, translating to MPETFDFPYVPNRFSPVRRETVQVRVGDALIGGGAPILVQSMTTTKPKDIDKTVQETLALANAGCELVRITAPTFADAQALKEVMQKIRAAGCNVPVSADIHFQPKAAFEALKWVEKVRINPGNFVDTGIATLDKQADKDFEEGREKVFEAFTPFVQEARRLGRAIRIGVNHGSLGARMLYRYGDTVEGMVESAIEYLAVCEAEHFDQVVVSLKSSTPRVAISAYRMLAARLKQEGFKQYPFHVGVTEAGAGEDGRLKSSVGIGALLIDGLADTIRVSLTEDPVAEVPVAQQLIHVCEIPQEELHYQVPEWKKDPYHYERRESTVTSFSGVKLGGKEMVRVGEAVSAVSISGKPRTPEFAFTGLDSQGIVVFKDMFDINAFAAGCMEVPAGSLVTYTGDNLAYGTRALVSAMEAKNAKNPILLYKKIDGSEDQKLKTAADFGSLLSDGIGDAMVIEDPADQMSAVALAFDILQAAGVRRSKTEFISCPSCGRTLYNIQQVLGKIQARLGKLQNVSIAVMGCIVNGTGEMADADFGYVGGAPGFINLFEGKTCVKRNVPEDKALDELEELIRSRGKYNEG from the coding sequence ATGCCTGAAACTTTTGATTTTCCTTATGTTCCGAACCGTTTTTCTCCGGTTCGTAGAGAAACTGTCCAAGTCCGTGTAGGTGATGCCCTAATCGGTGGAGGAGCTCCGATTCTCGTCCAATCGATGACGACGACAAAGCCAAAGGATATCGATAAAACCGTTCAAGAAACACTTGCCCTTGCGAATGCGGGCTGCGAACTCGTTCGCATTACAGCTCCGACATTTGCCGATGCACAGGCATTGAAGGAAGTGATGCAGAAAATCCGTGCGGCAGGATGCAATGTTCCTGTTTCCGCCGACATCCATTTTCAGCCGAAGGCCGCCTTCGAAGCCTTGAAGTGGGTCGAAAAGGTGCGCATTAATCCGGGTAACTTTGTGGATACCGGTATTGCGACTCTCGACAAGCAGGCTGATAAAGATTTTGAAGAAGGCCGTGAAAAGGTTTTCGAAGCCTTTACGCCGTTTGTGCAGGAAGCTCGCCGTTTGGGCCGCGCTATCCGCATCGGTGTGAACCACGGTTCTCTTGGCGCCCGTATGCTTTACCGCTACGGCGATACCGTCGAAGGGATGGTCGAAAGCGCTATCGAATATCTCGCGGTCTGCGAAGCGGAACACTTTGACCAGGTTGTCGTGAGCCTCAAGTCTTCGACTCCTCGCGTTGCGATCAGCGCTTACCGCATGCTCGCCGCAAGACTCAAGCAGGAAGGCTTTAAGCAGTATCCGTTCCACGTCGGTGTGACGGAAGCGGGTGCGGGCGAAGACGGACGTCTTAAGTCCTCGGTTGGTATTGGTGCCCTTTTGATCGACGGTCTCGCGGACACGATTCGCGTTTCCCTGACGGAAGATCCGGTGGCAGAAGTCCCGGTGGCTCAGCAACTCATTCACGTTTGCGAAATTCCGCAGGAAGAACTCCATTACCAGGTTCCGGAATGGAAAAAGGATCCGTACCATTACGAACGTCGTGAATCAACGGTGACGAGTTTCTCCGGTGTCAAATTGGGCGGCAAGGAAATGGTTCGCGTGGGCGAAGCGGTAAGTGCGGTCAGCATCAGTGGTAAGCCGCGTACTCCGGAATTCGCCTTTACGGGCCTCGATTCCCAGGGGATCGTCGTTTTCAAGGATATGTTCGATATCAACGCCTTTGCTGCGGGTTGCATGGAAGTTCCGGCAGGCTCTCTCGTGACGTATACGGGCGATAATCTCGCCTATGGAACGCGCGCTCTCGTTTCTGCGATGGAAGCGAAGAACGCAAAGAACCCGATTCTTCTGTACAAGAAGATCGACGGTTCGGAGGATCAAAAGCTCAAGACCGCAGCGGATTTCGGCAGTCTTCTTTCGGACGGTATCGGAGACGCCATGGTGATTGAAGATCCGGCAGACCAGATGTCTGCAGTCGCTCTCGCGTTCGACATTCTACAGGCTGCAGGTGTCCGTCGCAGCAAAACGGAATTCATCAGCTGCCCGAGCTGTGGCCGTACATTGTACAACATCCAGCAGGTGCTAGGAAAAATCCAAGCTCGCTTGGGTAAGCTTCAGAATGTCTCGATTGCCGTCATGGGCTGTATTGTGAACGGAACAGGCGAAATGGCTGACGCGGACTTCGGTTACGTCGGCGGCGCTCCGGGCTTCATCAACCTTTTCGAAGGCAAGACTTGTGTCAAGCGCAACGTGCCGGAAGACAAGGCTCTGGACGAACTCGAAGAACTCATCCGTTCTCGCGGCAAGTACAACGAGGGCTAA
- a CDS encoding phosphatase PAP2 family protein: protein MAEEPPYALSWTVDAPILTLGVATYVLSQYTYSQMEPRSGEPSKDELLPWDRPFAGTYHPSFDYLSDWSLYALIAFPLGFESVELALGNSSTREAMTFFLTAAEITLWQSSLNLIVRSMRLWGRPEIYRSKADRSRGESWGSFYSGHTGTAFSVAVFSSLWFMEKYPNSAYVPLVWGGTLVAATAVGVMRIAAGKHFPTDVIVGALVGSASSFLVLKLHESSRVKVAASPGYFGVVMHF from the coding sequence ATGGCGGAAGAGCCTCCCTATGCGCTGTCGTGGACAGTAGACGCTCCGATTCTCACATTGGGCGTTGCCACTTATGTGCTTTCGCAGTACACGTATTCGCAAATGGAGCCGCGGTCGGGAGAGCCTTCTAAGGATGAACTCTTGCCGTGGGACAGGCCTTTTGCGGGAACGTACCATCCTAGCTTTGATTATCTCAGCGATTGGAGCCTTTATGCGCTCATCGCTTTTCCGCTCGGATTTGAATCGGTGGAACTCGCCTTGGGTAATTCTTCGACGCGTGAAGCGATGACCTTCTTTTTGACCGCCGCCGAAATCACCTTGTGGCAGAGCAGTTTGAATTTGATCGTGCGCAGCATGCGCCTTTGGGGACGTCCGGAAATTTACCGTTCCAAGGCGGACAGAAGCCGTGGAGAGTCCTGGGGGTCGTTTTATTCCGGGCATACGGGCACCGCGTTTTCGGTTGCGGTTTTTAGCAGTCTTTGGTTTATGGAAAAGTATCCGAATTCCGCATATGTGCCGCTTGTTTGGGGTGGAACCTTGGTCGCTGCAACGGCTGTCGGTGTGATGCGGATTGCGGCGGGTAAGCATTTTCCGACAGATGTTATCGTGGGAGCCTTGGTGGGGTCGGCTTCGAGTTTTCTGGTTTTGAAATTGCATGAATCTTCCCGTGTGAAAGTGGCTGCGTCTCCGGGGTACTTTGGGGTGGTGATGCATTTTTGA
- a CDS encoding phosphoglycerate dehydrogenase, with the protein MRKIKTLNNISKKGLDLFSDKYEVSDSVESPEAILVRSAQVDTDSFEGLLAVARAGAGVNNITIDKASAKGVCVFNTPGANANAVAELVMTVLGMAVRHVSEAEAWVKSLDPNDPALEKTIEKGKKMFSGTELAGKTLGVVGLGKIGVLVSNYARWKNMKVVAYDPYPSAANMHKLSNVVTVVKTIDEVISQADYLTVHVPFIKGVTENMLNEKNLAAFKGSLILNFARGGIVNMETVYKMLDEGKLAGYLTDFADARSLKHEKISIFPHLGASTEEAEENCAVMAVEELKDYLEFGVVRNSVNFPPLDSYPHAEVKSRVVVINQDVPNMIAEITKVFGAANINIASFSNKSNGKIGYNLIDVETAVDDSIIDALTKLEKVIRVRVIHF; encoded by the coding sequence ATGCGTAAGATTAAAACTCTGAACAACATTTCGAAGAAAGGCCTCGACCTTTTTAGTGACAAGTACGAAGTTTCTGATTCCGTGGAATCTCCGGAAGCGATTCTCGTCCGCAGTGCACAGGTCGATACGGATTCTTTTGAAGGTCTGTTGGCTGTCGCCCGTGCCGGCGCTGGTGTGAACAACATCACGATCGACAAGGCAAGCGCAAAGGGTGTTTGCGTGTTCAACACGCCGGGTGCTAATGCAAATGCTGTTGCAGAACTCGTGATGACCGTGCTCGGCATGGCTGTTCGCCACGTTTCCGAAGCAGAAGCTTGGGTCAAGTCTCTCGACCCGAACGATCCGGCTCTCGAAAAGACGATCGAAAAGGGCAAGAAGATGTTCTCCGGTACCGAACTCGCCGGCAAGACCCTCGGCGTCGTCGGCCTCGGCAAGATCGGTGTTCTTGTTTCCAACTATGCTCGTTGGAAGAACATGAAGGTTGTCGCTTATGATCCGTATCCGAGCGCAGCCAACATGCACAAGCTTTCGAACGTCGTGACTGTTGTGAAGACAATCGACGAAGTGATTTCCCAGGCGGATTACCTCACCGTGCACGTTCCGTTCATCAAGGGCGTGACCGAAAACATGTTGAACGAAAAGAACCTCGCTGCATTCAAGGGCTCTTTGATTCTCAACTTTGCACGCGGTGGCATCGTGAACATGGAAACCGTTTACAAGATGCTCGACGAAGGCAAGCTCGCTGGCTACCTCACCGACTTTGCAGACGCTCGCTCCTTGAAGCACGAAAAGATTTCCATCTTCCCGCACCTCGGTGCTTCGACAGAAGAAGCGGAAGAAAACTGCGCAGTCATGGCTGTGGAAGAATTGAAGGACTACCTTGAATTCGGCGTTGTCCGTAACTCTGTGAACTTCCCGCCGCTCGACAGCTATCCGCACGCAGAAGTGAAGAGCCGCGTCGTGGTGATCAACCAGGATGTTCCGAACATGATCGCAGAAATCACGAAGGTCTTCGGTGCGGCAAACATCAACATCGCAAGCTTCAGCAACAAGTCTAACGGCAAGATCGGTTACAACCTGATCGACGTCGAAACGGCTGTGGATGATTCCATTATCGACGCTTTGACGAAGCTCGAAAAGGTGATCCGCGTTCGCGTCATCCACTTCTAA
- a CDS encoding IS5 family transposase, with the protein MYRPPKSHAQTSLFCSLEEQLNHKHSLYVLANKIDWNKFETEFSKRFDDKMGAPNKPIRLMTGLIILKHIRNVSDESVVEQFQENAYYQYFCGERFFSTEQPCDPSELVHFRHMIGEAGMDMILKESILVNDDHDKQGPTGCGTVFLDTTVQEKNITFPTDAKLANKIIEQVQRIVEEHDLPQRQSYKRTLKKVHRDQRFRNHPKNGKKAHKADRRLKTIAGRLVRELERNLASKNLLNTYKEKIELFKKVLAQKKCDKDKVYSLHEPEVKCIGKGKEHKKYEFGNKVSIARSYSGIIVGAVSFRDEYDGHTIDDTLDHVEQMLGFRPSQAACDRGYRGQKESGTTKIVIPDVPKKNATYYQKEKAHKLFCKRAGIEPINGHLKSDHRMGRNFYKGIFGDMLNAKLAAAAFNFKRAMRRFFVLLEWLYCCFLCREGVNKNGEPPYPALAK; encoded by the coding sequence ATGTACAGACCGCCAAAATCCCACGCACAGACAAGCCTTTTCTGTTCCCTTGAGGAGCAGTTGAACCACAAGCATTCCCTCTACGTTCTCGCGAACAAGATTGACTGGAACAAGTTCGAGACCGAGTTTTCGAAACGGTTTGACGACAAAATGGGTGCGCCGAACAAGCCGATCCGTCTCATGACCGGGCTCATCATCCTGAAGCACATCCGCAACGTATCGGACGAGTCCGTCGTGGAGCAGTTTCAGGAAAACGCCTATTACCAGTATTTTTGCGGAGAACGGTTCTTCTCGACGGAGCAACCCTGCGACCCGAGCGAACTTGTTCACTTCCGGCACATGATTGGCGAAGCGGGCATGGACATGATCCTCAAGGAAAGTATCCTCGTCAACGATGACCACGATAAACAAGGACCGACAGGATGCGGCACGGTCTTTCTTGACACGACCGTGCAGGAAAAGAACATCACGTTCCCTACAGACGCCAAACTTGCGAACAAGATAATAGAACAGGTACAGAGGATCGTGGAAGAGCATGATCTTCCGCAAAGACAGTCCTACAAGAGAACCTTGAAGAAGGTCCATCGTGACCAGCGTTTCCGCAATCACCCGAAGAACGGCAAGAAGGCTCACAAGGCAGATCGCAGGCTGAAGACAATCGCGGGACGGCTCGTCCGTGAATTAGAGCGAAATCTCGCCAGCAAGAACTTGTTGAACACGTACAAAGAAAAAATCGAGCTTTTCAAAAAAGTTCTGGCACAGAAGAAATGCGACAAGGACAAGGTCTATTCGCTTCACGAACCCGAAGTAAAATGCATCGGCAAGGGCAAGGAACACAAGAAATACGAGTTCGGCAACAAGGTGTCAATCGCCCGGAGCTACAGCGGCATCATTGTCGGCGCGGTCTCGTTCCGGGACGAGTATGACGGACATACGATAGACGATACGCTTGACCATGTTGAACAAATGCTTGGATTCAGGCCGAGCCAGGCCGCATGCGACCGAGGCTACCGCGGACAAAAGGAATCCGGAACGACAAAGATCGTGATACCGGACGTCCCGAAGAAAAACGCGACTTACTACCAGAAGGAAAAGGCTCACAAGCTTTTTTGCAAGAGGGCAGGCATCGAGCCTATCAACGGCCACCTGAAAAGCGACCACCGTATGGGTAGAAATTTCTACAAGGGAATCTTTGGCGACATGCTCAATGCAAAGCTTGCAGCAGCGGCGTTCAACTTCAAGAGGGCCATGAGGCGCTTTTTTGTCCTGTTGGAATGGCTATACTGTTGCTTCCTTTGCCGGGAAGGGGTGAATAAAAACGGCGAACCTCCTTATCCTGCGCTCGCGAAGTGA
- a CDS encoding ArsR/SmtB family transcription factor, with protein sequence MQEKNENLEPLKPNLDLFNAISDETRLKILMILSHSEFTVNELKEVLDIHQSNASRHLSKLSACGLLKDRREGTKAFYGLSDDLYMSSRLYDMISKAWEQLPDLAVVESKVEELLVSRRNNYSAKFHKLSEAGGSLRAQISLFAHLMVQFDHAIDIGCGEGGDLSFMLAGRCKKVTAIDISESSVKGVNEMARNRGFSNIKALCADMRKIPLPTGCADLVLMSQVLHHAPSPQEALAEAVRLLKPGATLALLDLAEHHEEELRETHGHLWLGFSEERIRFLLQNQPCEIVETEIIQSEISEEKKLPAICIIVKKIG encoded by the coding sequence ATGCAAGAGAAAAACGAAAATCTGGAGCCGCTCAAGCCGAACCTGGATCTTTTCAACGCGATTTCCGACGAAACGCGTCTCAAGATTCTGATGATCCTCTCGCATTCGGAATTTACGGTGAACGAACTCAAGGAAGTTCTCGACATTCACCAGTCGAATGCCAGCCGCCATTTGTCCAAGCTTTCCGCCTGCGGACTTTTGAAGGACCGCCGCGAAGGGACAAAGGCTTTTTACGGTCTTTCGGACGACCTTTACATGAGCAGTAGACTTTACGATATGATTTCCAAGGCTTGGGAACAGCTTCCCGACTTGGCTGTTGTCGAAAGCAAGGTCGAAGAACTCCTGGTTTCACGTCGCAACAATTACTCGGCCAAATTCCACAAGCTTTCCGAAGCCGGTGGAAGCCTCCGCGCCCAGATTTCGCTTTTTGCCCATTTGATGGTCCAATTCGACCATGCAATCGACATCGGATGCGGCGAAGGCGGCGATCTGAGCTTTATGCTCGCCGGACGTTGCAAAAAAGTGACCGCGATCGACATCAGCGAATCGAGCGTCAAAGGCGTGAACGAAATGGCCCGAAACCGCGGATTTTCAAATATCAAAGCTCTTTGCGCCGACATGCGAAAGATTCCCCTGCCAACGGGATGCGCAGACCTCGTTTTGATGAGCCAGGTTCTGCATCACGCCCCGAGCCCTCAGGAAGCCTTGGCCGAAGCCGTACGACTCTTAAAACCGGGCGCCACTCTTGCTCTGCTCGACCTCGCCGAACATCACGAAGAAGAGCTCCGCGAAACCCACGGGCACCTCTGGCTCGGTTTCAGCGAAGAACGCATCCGCTTCCTTTTGCAGAACCAACCCTGTGAAATCGTAGAAACGGAAATCATCCAAAGCGAAATTTCCGAAGAGAAAAAGCTCCCCGCTATCTGCATTATCGTAAAAAAAATCGGATAG